CCCCCAGGCATGAATGTCCTGGAGAGCTCCCCTTACGAGCCATTCATCAGGGGCTTTGATTACGTCCGGCTGGCCTCCATCACTGCAGGTAGGTGGGTGGGAAATGCTCTGACACCTCTGTGCAGACAGAGAGGGCCCTGGCTGGGGGGTCAAGGGCTGCAGACAGGGATGTCCTTTGTGCTCCTTGTGAGCATTGCATGCTTCAGGTCTAGCAGTTGTTTTTTCTAAGGAGGTGCCTCTGATTCCTTTGCTAAACTGTTACATGTTCTGGGAAAAGCTGCTTGTGATTTTTGTCTTTGGGCTGTTTCATGTCTGTACCAGAAGGACTGGGACTTAGGAATGTGGTACAAAAACCCCTTCCAATGACCCATTCTCCATAGCAGGTGGATGATCTGTTCCATGCAGACAGGAGCTGCTTGGGCATTGTTAGGTTTGAGAGGGTGCTTCCACGTCAGTCAAGGATCaaactctgcaggaaaaagAGGTCAATAACTCAACCTGTGTGTTGATCCCAGCCACAGCCTTTAACCACGTGCCCTGAGGGCAACCTCAGGACCCAGAGCCGTGTTCTGCTGTACCTCTAACCCTGTTAatggctgagcagagcagcctgaCACCTTTTAACTCCCCGAGGGCTCAGCAGTTCAAAGGTCAGTGTGGCCACCAATAACCCATCCATCACCAAGGGCACAGCTGCCACCACAACCATCCTGTGCTCCACAGCTTTGGGAAGCTTTCCAAGAGTGGGTATTTTACCAAACTACCTGTCTGGGAGCAGGTAATGTGCTCCTCCTGTGTCTCTGGCAGATGTGCCCAAACAGCTTTTCCAAATGAGTGCCTTGCTCTGGGGGGGACATCCACAGCTGGAGTGCACCCAGGCGAGGAAGGAGCAgcatgtccctgcagctggacaATGTCTGCAGTCCCCACCATGGCCAGGCACTTGCTGGGTGAAAATGTCCTGCAGCAAATTAACCcatcagcctggaaaaggggagcagagaggatggGAGGTGCTCCCTGACCTCGCTCTTACTGACTCCACCTGGCAGATTGGTGCATGGACAGGGAATTTTTTTGCTGGATCATGGTTTTCTTTACTGGaatttttccccttctgctgAATTCCAGAAAGCTTCAGAGcatggggaaaacaagggatggGGATTTTATGCAGGGTTAACACACTCTCaggtttttaaagcaaattgaAATAGGTTGTGCAGCAAAGCAAAtgggcccagagcagcagggattcTTCAGAGGACTTGGCATCCACTTAGGGACATGGAATTTCTTGGCCTTTTTGTCCTTATTCATACTAATCAATATCTTCTATTACATAAATTACaacctgctgccctctgcctgTCCAGTGTCCAGGGTCATATGGTCAACATTGCCAAAGGACCCTCTTTCAAATctatcaaaaaaaaatcccaagaacTTGTTGAAACATAAGACACCCTTGTGACCATAGGCCAATTGAACAACAGGTATATTAAACtaaattttatataaacaaTATATGGCCACTACTAAAACTGTACAAATGGAACCATATCCCTCCACTCTAATCGTAGCAGTGATTTAAAAAGCACATCTGCTGGTGTTGcgtgggaagaggagaaaatccAACATGTTCCCTGTGATTTATTGGCTGAATGGGTAATGAAACCCTTCCAAGTAACTGTTTCCTACACGTTagctggcagcttcccagcaTAAACCGACGCTCTGACAATATTCATCTCTGGGCAGTTTTAAAGGTAACTATTTAGCGAAGGGATCACAACAAGCAAAACTTTCACCCACcataaaataactgaaaaactTGGAATTTGACTTCCAGCTCACTGTAAGCAAAAGGGggcaaaaggaaggaaaaaataaatggtgGGAGAAGGAGCATCTGATAAAGTCAGGGAAATAAAGGAGGGCAGCCAGCTTTGAAGGGCTCGGGGGGATTGTCAATGTTTTAACACTTGTCAGCAGTGACTGTCTGGTTTTAACTCCCAATCAAAGATAGGGCTTGACTCTGCATTGGAAATTTATCATTCTGGGGATTTTTCCTCAATGGAAAAATCTTTCTGTGCTGGGAAGAAAGTCCTTCTGGTGTGCTGCTGGTCATGATTTTAATTCAAAGAGGTGAAAAGCAgcttcaaattaattttctctctcaAGCTTGAAGGACCCTTGTTTTATCTGTCCAATCAGACACATTCTCTGCTGTTCCCACTGACTCCTGCCATGGACCCTGTAGCATTTTTCCCCTCTATAAAACAGAGTCCCATCCACCTTTGAAGCAGCCCTACAACCAGTGTTAGACAAatgccttttcctcttccttttccctatTTTTACAGAGAAGGCTGTTGGCACATAAACTTAAGAGATTCCTCCTTTCCCACTGAAGACACAGTTTCTCTCATCCATCACTAcagtttttgctttattttcctgaCCTTTCCCCTTACTGCAGGtttcctctgccttccctgcatCCAACAGCACATCTCTGCTCTCCCACCCAGACTAGGACATTCTTTCTCCTCTTGTTTAGGAGGGTGGACGTGCAGAGTGATTTTGCTGATGTAAGTGAGGGGTGACCCTGCAAAGGGTGTGGGGAGAGACCCACGTGCATCACATGCAGGCAGCATCAGGTTGTGCCCAGGGGCACGAGGCTGGATGGTACCTCTGATCCCACCCTGTGAAGACACTGTCACTTCTGGGGACAGGGTGATACTGGCTCAGAATGGTCTAGATGGGGCACGCTGCGACCCAGACAGGTCTCGCTTAGCTGGGCAGATCCTGGGCTGAAcaaacagagctgctccaaagcCAGACATGACCTTTCAGAGGCCAGGAGAAACTCTCTGTCCAGGGCAGTGAGGCTGAGGTGCCAGGAATCAGTGCAGACCACCCATGTAGCAGAGACTCAGTCTTTGATCTTGAGCAACTTGCAGAAACAAGAAGGTCCATTAGTGGAGGTCCCAACACTCAATGGATCCACTCATGGCCTTAAGTCGATGCACTTTCTAATGCCTGCTGTCTTCCAGGTCTCAGGCTGGTTAATCTGCATTAGTAAAGTGTTACCAGATGCCCAGATTAAAGCAAAACTCATTTTATTAAAGATACAAGCTTGGTGAAGTGAGCTCTGGGGGTGCAGTCTGGTATGTGACTGTGGCAGTTCTTGGGAAAAGACGAATGTGGAAAGGGAATTTGGTCCTACCAGGACCCGCAGAGCAAACTTGCACTTCAGCCTGGCCATGGAGCGGGTGTGGTGTCACCGGGTGGCCATGGATGGGAGCAGGGGTATGAAGGCCTCAGGGGcggtgctgctggtggggaggTCAGCTCAGAGCCACCTCACCGTGTCCCACCACCCCGCAGGGTCTGAGAACGAGGTGACACAGGTGAACCGGTGCCTGGACGCCGCCAAGGCCTGCAATGTGGACGAGATGTGCCAGCGGCTGCGCACGGAGTACGTGTCCTTCTGCATCCGCCGCCTGGCGCGGGCCGACACCTGCAACCGCTCCAAGTGCCACAAGGCCCTGCGCAAGTTCTTCGACCGCGTGCCCCCCGAGTACACCCACGAGCTGCTCTTCTGCCCCTGCGAGGACACGGCCTGCGCCGAGCGCCGGCGCCAGACCATCGTCCCCGCCTGCTCGTACGAGTCCAAGGACAAGCCCAACTGCCTGGCGCCTCTGGACTCCTGCCGGGACAACTACGTCTGCAGGTGAGGCTCACGCGCGGGGCTGTCCCCACgccaggctgagccctccctTGGCCAGGGCCTGGTGACAGCCCTGAGCCACCGCCGGTGCTCCTGGGGCCCTGTCCCACACGGCCGTGACAGGCCGTGCCACGCCGGGCCATGTCCCTGTATCCCACAGAACCTGTTCACAGACAGAAGGGGATGGGAGATGATCACCCTGAAACTCTTTAGacattttctgtggattttttgctttggttCTAGAGAAAGACCTGTTATGGGCACAGTTCCAGGAAGGTGCAGGCTAAGCAGGAGTATGGGGGAGAGGTCCTTACAGCCACTTTCACCAATCCATCTCCCTCACTGCTCctcttccccagcccagagcatccTCAAGGAGCACCCAAGGTATCCTGACAGCCACAGGCACTTGTGAAGGCCTTAAAAccatgtttgtttgtttgcttgtttaattagaaaaattaatctATATACGTAAAAAATACACCCTTCTACTGTGAGGCTGAGTGTTGGAGAGACCTTATAGCACCTTCTAATACCTAAAAGGAGCctacaggagagcaggagactTTGGACAAGAGGaaggagtgacaggacaagggggaatggctgaaaactgaaggacattagatttagatgagatattgggaaggaattcctggctgtgagggtgtgaggccctggcacagggtgcccagagcagctgtggctgcccctggatccctggcagtgcccaaggccaggctggacattgagGCTTTGAGtcgcctgggacagtggaatgtgtccctgccatgccacggggtggaatgagatgatttttaggtctcttccaacccaaaccatttgtgattctgtgattctatgtttTGGTGATTGCACCAGGAGTCTCAGAGTCCCGGTGTCATTCCAGATCCACTGCACAGTCTGTGGCCAGCCTGGTTTGCTCCTCTGTTTCCATCCAGCccaaatcacacacacacagacccaTCCCATGTGCACACTGACAGCAGAACCCCTTCAGCGCTTTTCCTTCATCTGCACTGTTTCCCTCTCCCTGTTGCTCAAAAAGTCTTTGATATTCCAGAAGGTTAATGCACACAGAGCTCtcgggagcagagcccagctggcagtGAGAGATGTaaggcaaaagcagcaccacgggggcccagcccagtgccctgtgTGCAGCTGGGCCGTGAGCAGACACCTGGGGAAGAGCGCAAGAACAAGTGTAGGACACACCTCCCTGTATTGTCTCAGTCTCTAATTGCTGTGGGGTTTGAGACTTCCTGAGCTGAACTTCCAGCAGCCATCCCCTACCAGCACAGCACCTTTTAATTACAATAAAaagtgagagcagcagcatcctcttgGAAGCATGAAAGTACAAATACCCTCAGCACTCTGCACCCCAGAAACATGGAGGCAGGAGAAGGACTGAACTGTACAGAAGCAGACTCTGAGAGATGCAATGCCCCTGGGCTGACCAGACCCTGCTCAGATGTTGTCCCCTGGCTACCCAGGGAATCCCAAATGGACGGGTTCTGCCCTCTCCCTAACATGACAAGAGGGCCcagtgaggaggaagaggttCAAAGGGGAGAGTGCTACTCCCCAGGAGACTGGAAACTATTTCCTGCAAGCAGCACAGCTATTAATTATCTGGTCCCTTGATCTctgaatatataatataaaatatccTCTAGAGACACAGAGGGAGCAAGAGGTTGACATGTGACCTGGTCAAAGCCAGTGGTGCAGAATCCACAAGGAGAGCCAAGAATAAATCATAAAGAAGTGGAGTGAAGCACTCCAAGTCTCACTCTGTTGCTCCTGCACAGCTCTAGCCCTTTGAACTTCCCAGCTCAGAGGGGTGGGTTCTACTAATATGGATTATATCAAATCTGCAGTCACTACCTCCCTTCTCTAAATCTCCAAACAATGCAGCAAGTTTTGGGAAAGAAGATTTTGCCTGTCCATGTTACAGGAGGAAAGGGTTGATAAGGGGCAAACATGGGaacaaagatgagaaaaaaaagaaaggtgtaGGGGAGAAGTGGGCTGGAAAGTGCAAACTGGAATGCTGACACTGACCAGGAGCAAGATCAATGTGTCTGGAAGAGAGAGGATGTCTGGGAGGAGCAACATGCTCAGTTTTTCTGAGATTGCCCAGGCAGGGTAAACATTTGAGGTTCTCAGTTCTCAGCTCAGACAGTGCAGGTTGTCACCTAGAGAACCCCCCCTTCAGGTGTTGTCAGTGCTTGAGTTTCTGAAGCAGCTCAGATGCCACATGAAATCCCTTCCTGCCTGGCCACAAAATGAATGTTGAGATGGGTCTGGGTCTCCAGCTGTTGCTGTGTCCTGCCTGAAAGCCCTGTGTTGATGCCCCAGATATCCTACAATCTCCAACACCACCATGTGCCAAGAGCTGACTCATGCCTAAAGAGTTTGGTGGCACATCCCTGGTTGGCAGAATGATTTGCCTGCTCCACAGGCTCCAGAGAGTCCTTCTCCTGAGAATGgacatctgcagcagccctggccatgggTAGGACATTTCATGTCTGAACCTCTGGACGTTTCCTTTGATCTGAGGTGATCTCAGCTGTATTTAGAGTCTTTAGAGAAAGAAACTGGACGAGAGCAATTCATCCAATCAGACTAAAAATGAAAGCTGGGGTCTTTAGGCAAAGTTATTACCCAAAAGATAGAAAATGGCAACACAGATTGATTTCCTTCCTGGCAACAGCTCTCTCCTCAAAAGCCAACCTCACACAACAGAAAGCAAACATTTCTTCCAACACTGGACTTACCTTGCAGTCCTGAAGGAAGCTTGTAAAACACTGACTGCAGAAACCTCCTCCTGGGTTTGTTGGGGTAGGCAGGAGATTGTAAAAGGACACCTGTTCCAACTGTTTGAAGAACACCTACAGCAGCATTTTGCAAACGTGCTCCCCTCTGTGACCACCGTGAGTGTGCTGTTACATCCCCTTTCCCACAGTTGTGGTACCATGTCCCGTTTGTGCTCTGGCTCCATCAGGTCACGCTACGCAGAGTTCCAGTTCAACTGCCAGCCGTCCCCACAGGCTGCCAGTGGCTGCCGCAGGGACAGCTACGCCGCCTGCCTGCTGGCCTACACCGGCATCATCGGTGAGTGCTTCTCTCTCCTCTGGGGGAAACCTCTCCCTTGGGAGGGAAACCTCTCCTCTGGAAGGGAAacctctcccctgggagggaaACCTCTCCTCTGGGAGGGAAACCTCTTCTCTGGTAGGGAAACCTCTCCTCTGGGAGGGAAACCTCTCCTCTGGAAGGGAAacctctcccctgggagggaaACCTCTCCTCTGGGAGGGAAACATCTCCCTTGGGAGGGAAacctctcccctgggagggaaACCTCTCCTCTGGGAGGGAAACCTCTCCCCTGGGTGGGAAACCTCTCCTCTGGGAGAGAAACCTCTTCTCCGGTAGGGAAACCTCTCCCTTGGGAGGGAAACCTCTCCTCTGGGAGAGAAACCTCTTCTCCGGGAGGGAAACATCTCCTCTGGGAGGGAAACCTCTCCTCTGGGAGGGAAATGTCTTCTCTGGGTGGGAAATGTCTCTTCCAGGTGGGAAACCTCTCTTGGGTGGGAAGCATTTCCTCTGAGTAGGAAATGTCTCCTCTGGTTGGGAAACCTCTCCTCTGTGTGGGAAATGTCTCCTCTGGGTGGAAATGTCTCCTCTTACTCTGGCTATGAGGACAGTAAGGTGGAGAGCTGAGCTCTCTGGGACATcacagagtcatggaatggtttaggctggaagggacctggaaagcccatctcattccaaccctctgccatgggcagggacacctttcagcaggccaggttgctccaagccacATCCAACCTGGTGCTGGTCTTTCTCCCTTCAGTGACATGACTAAGCCATGGGTATGGGGTAACTTTAGGATGTCTgcagtggagggaaaaaaaacatgggCTACTGACAGATGCGAGCTTCTCTCTCTGGTGGAAATAGATgggctgtcccagggtgtcTGCTCTGCCAGGGATTCCCTGATGCCATCACCAGTGATGCCACTGGAAATCACCATGCACTGCCATTCTGCCAGCTTCAAAGGGTATCAGATGGGGGTTTCAgatgctgcagagcccagctggcagcagttgGCATGGGCACAGACAAGAGTCCAAAGAGAAGTGCCAGTGGCCTTTGGGCCAGATCTGTCCTGACAGATGAGACAGACTGGCATTTTTGGGCCAACATTTCATTCCATTTTAATCCTTCATTCTGGAGACTGAGATTGGCTTTTACAATGACAGCATAAAAACCTTTATACACATTCACATGCAGTTTTTgaatgctcagcctggagaataAAGGGCTTCAAGAAGACCTTAGAGCCCCCCCAGGGCCTAAAGTGGCTCCAAGAGAGTTGGAGAGGGACTTAGGGCAGGAGCCTGGAGTGCAAGGAccaggggaatggcttcccactgccagagggcaggatcagatgggatattgggaaggaattcctggctggcagggtgctgaggccctggcacagggtgcccagagcagctggggctgcccctggatccctggcagtgcccaaggccaggctggacactggggttggagcacctgggacagtgggaggtgtccctgccatggcaggggtggcactggatgggatttaaggtgccttccaacccaaaccattccattaGTCTCTGAATGTTATTAGGGAACCTGAATTCCCAGAAACTTCTAATTCCTGGACTGATAGCACTTTTTAATTGACCAAAGGCTTTGGTGATGGTGATGTGACCAAAAGGGTTGTGAGTGCTCCTCTTCTCTCCCCTGGGTGCAAACCAGACCCATGGCATCAGCACCTGAAGAGTTTTGCTGCTGTCATGGAGGGGCTTGGCTGAGGCAGAGTCACCCAGGAGAGCAGCCCAAGGGGAGGTCACCGCCCCTTCCtggggtccctgccctgcagtaACTcttgtccgtctgtcccggcaGGCAGTCCCATCACCCCCAACTACATCGACAACTCGACGTCCAGCATCGCTCCCTGGTGCACCTGCAACGCCAGCGGGAACCGGCAGGACGAGTGCCAGAGCTTCCTGCACCTCTTCACCAACAACATCTGCCTCCGTAAGCGCTACTGCTGCACCCTGGGGGCCTTTTGTGCGCGGGGACAGGGAGATGCCGTGTGCTCTGGGGTCTGTGGGCATCCAGCTCCCTGTGTTACCAGccaaggaggtctgcagagccTCAGGCGTCCTTTCGGGGGATGCAGAAAAAGAGGCTGGGAAAGGGAGGCTTCCCCCTGCCCTGACAAGccttttctccatctttccCACACCAAGAGAACGCCATTCAGGC
The genomic region above belongs to Molothrus aeneus isolate 106 chromosome 4, BPBGC_Maene_1.0, whole genome shotgun sequence and contains:
- the LOC136555827 gene encoding GDNF family receptor alpha-4 isoform X1, translated to MRGILCFCTLILLAGMAAAAGPSRDCLQAGEACTTDPVCSAKFRTLRQCIAGNGANKLGPDAKSQCRSTVSALLSSQLYGCKCKRGMKKEKHCLSVYWSIHHTLMEGMNVLESSPYEPFIRGFDYVRLASITAGSENEVTQVNRCLDAAKACNVDEMCQRLRTEYVSFCIRRLARADTCNRSKCHKALRKFFDRVPPEYTHELLFCPCEDTACAERRRQTIVPACSYESKDKPNCLAPLDSCRDNYVCRSRYAEFQFNCQPSPQAASGCRRDSYAACLLAYTGIIGSPITPNYIDNSTSSIAPWCTCNASGNRQDECQSFLHLFTNNICLQNAIQAFGNGTHLNTAVAPSIPPTTQMYKQDRNANRAVATLRENSLEHLQPTKVAGEERLLRGSTRLSSGTSSPAAPPCWAASLLQMWLLLAPAVLSLPVM
- the LOC136555827 gene encoding GDNF family receptor alpha-4 isoform X2 gives rise to the protein MRGILCFCTLILLGMAAAAGPSRDCLQAGEACTTDPVCSAKFRTLRQCIAGNGANKLGPDAKSQCRSTVSALLSSQLYGCKCKRGMKKEKHCLSVYWSIHHTLMEGMNVLESSPYEPFIRGFDYVRLASITAGSENEVTQVNRCLDAAKACNVDEMCQRLRTEYVSFCIRRLARADTCNRSKCHKALRKFFDRVPPEYTHELLFCPCEDTACAERRRQTIVPACSYESKDKPNCLAPLDSCRDNYVCRSRYAEFQFNCQPSPQAASGCRRDSYAACLLAYTGIIGSPITPNYIDNSTSSIAPWCTCNASGNRQDECQSFLHLFTNNICLQNAIQAFGNGTHLNTAVAPSIPPTTQMYKQDRNANRAVATLRENSLEHLQPTKVAGEERLLRGSTRLSSGTSSPAAPPCWAASLLQMWLLLAPAVLSLPVM